The segment AAACGTCACCTCACTCTTCAGCACAGTGTGGTCTGTGGTCAAATCTATCATGAAGAATGAGGGACCGCAGGGCTTCTTCCAGGGCCTGACCACAACTATAGCAAGAGAGGTACCTGGATACTTCTGCTTCTTCGGTGCCTACGAACTCTGCCGCACCGCTTTTGCAGACTACATGAAATGTGACAAGGACAACATAGGTACTGACCAAATATTCTCATTAGTATTGATTAAAAGACGGTTTTGAAACTTGATACATTAAAATAAGCAGTAATAATTAGAACAGTTAACTACAAATGTATTGGTGGATAAATCTTTTCACGAGCAGTATTTCCTTCCTTACTCACGATTTGTTACCCAtctaaaaccttttttctttttcatatttgctttcaccacccacacacacacacacctgtcattGAGTTAATGTTTAACAggttgtcactgtgtgtgttgaaggTATGTTTCCAATTGTGGTCAGTGGAGGTTTCGGAGGTGCTTGCCTGTGGCTGGTGGTCTATCCCATGGACTGTGTCAAGTCTCGTATTCAGGTCATGTCTATGACAGGACGACAGGCAGGGTTTTTCAAAACCTTCATGACCATTGCTCGTACTGAAGGTAGGCAGACGTTCAGTTTGCTTTATCTTATAATCGTAGGATGTGTGTATTGTGATCTCGGTATAGCCTTGTTtgtgaatacaaataaaaatcccCTGCTTCCTTTATAGATCACAGagtgatgttttctgtctcttgtgTTTAGGTGTGCGGGCACTCTACTCCGGTCTTACCCCAACCATGATCCGCACCTTCCCTGCGAATGGAGCCCTGTTCCTGGGTTATGAGGCCAGTCGGAAGCTCATGATGAAGCAGTTTGACTAAAACAGCCTGTCATCAAGCACAAGTGGCGTATTATAGAGTCTGTGTACTTAGCGGtcaacagatttttattttgaaacaagAAAACTGCCATTTAGAAAtaggaaaacaagaaacagaaaactggttatttggttgttttttgttttgatgataaaatatggtaaaagaagaaatgagccactatctgattttattttttttatctacaaaCATAGAAGTCAGAAGCTAAAATATGCGTGGAAATTTTCTGTCTCAGTATTActtttattatctatttatttattgttgtgacCTGGAAGTCGTCATAAGGAATACACACTTTGCTGCATTACTTCAGTGTGCTACTGTACGTATGTGGCTGGATGGCAATAACCTTAACAATGTGGCCTTGGACCAAGTGTAGTTTTTACTGCAGACAACAGAGTTGTAGAAAAACTTTGAAAATTTAGAAAAAActagaaaaaatgtttttcgtGAGATCATGTCCACAAACGTTGCACGTCTGTGTAGTTTTTAAATCAGATTATTAAAATGTAGTTATGATGAGTCAAGCCTTAAAAAAGTCACACATACTTTTAACTTCTGGGTCACAATAAATAGAATAAAGCAAAACTTAGAAAACAATTGTTccacatgtgtgttttaattccTAATTTCTACATAAATAGATTAAGAtttgtttccacattttacaATCAAAATCTGTTGGCTGAAAGTACACAGACTCAAGAGCCCTTTAATTTTATCAATACTCCTAATCAAGATTTGTTATAGCGTTTACTTCTTCTAAAACctaattttaatgtattttgtctATGAGGATTCTGTTGTTAGCACTCCGAAAATGCTACAGCcaacaaactgtgcagaagTCTAACGACAGTTTAGTACTGAGCGACATTAACAGCCATATCATGAAGAACTGTAGCCACTACAGAATATTTTATGTCTACCTCAGCAAAGTCACGATCGCACAGTCATTTCAGATGGCTCTTTACTTTATATgctgtacactgtatgtaccGCATCTGTTGGGTTGTGATATTGTTTTTGATGTCTGCTCCTAAAATTTTCCTTAAGATCGTATGTTAAAGATTTTGCCTAAAATGTGATGTGGCACACACTAATTATTTTAAGTTGCCTAAATTTGTTGCGGTGacttgtttttaattatgttttacaCTTCTCTTGTGATCTTTGgattaaatccttttttttttttttttttagttcatttaggttacaaaaaatgaaaaaatagcTTAAAAAAATATCCTT is part of the Anabas testudineus chromosome 14, fAnaTes1.2, whole genome shotgun sequence genome and harbors:
- the slc25a15b gene encoding solute carrier family 25 member 15b isoform X2, which encodes MAPHPVVQAIIDLSAGAIGGAACVFSGQPLDTAKVKMQTFPALYRGFIHCVVSTYKQVGLSGLYQGTTPALVANIAENSVLFMSYGFCQQVVRFTSGLPSDAALSDMQKACSGSVASIFSSLVLCPTELVKCRLQAMYEMEASGKIAKSQNTVWSVVKSIMKNEGPQGFFQGLTTTIAREVPGYFCFFGAYELCRTAFADYMKCDKDNIGMFPIVVSGGFGGACLWLVVYPMDCVKSRIQVMSMTGRQAGFFKTFMTIARTEGVRALYSGLTPTMIRTFPANGALFLGYEASRKLMMKQFD